In Pan troglodytes isolate AG18354 chromosome 20, NHGRI_mPanTro3-v2.0_pri, whole genome shotgun sequence, the genomic window GGGGAAGGGTATACAGGAATGGCTGCATATCAGGACCAAGTCCATGTCATCTTCTTAGGCATTGTTACTGCAGATGGAGGATTGTGTTCAGAGACCTGGCCTGGACACATGGGAGGGCCCAccccattcttttaaaattattttaagagaacAGTATtagcaaatgtggtacatgttTTATTCTGCTAGAATCAGTATTAATGTCACGTTTTACAATGTATCTCTTAGGAAATGGCGAGAGCCATCCACAGAATGTGCATTTAAAGGGGACTCTATTATAATTTCAGCTTTCCTACCTCTTCATAGAAACCATCTTCTCTGCAAACACGCAGGCAATATCTCTGTGTTCATTTCTATTGGGAGCCCTGTATGCAAGGTGGAGAGAGCCACATTTCCCCCTGAGATGTTATGTAAAAGTTTGAGGTTGAGATGACATATCTGACACTCTGTTGTTACCCTCAGAAGCTACTACATGTGAAATTCTAATGACTGCATTATCCTGCCAAGTGAAAGAGGCAGGCATGAGCAAGGACAGTTAAGAGGGGTGAGAGCCTCATCATGATGGGGAGTCTTGTTCTGACATCCTGGGAAGAAATGTCCAGAGTGTGAAGTCATCAACTTGTTGTCCTGGTTTACAGTTTGAGCATCTGTTGTTATGGTGTCGAACATTTTAGTGAGTTCTGAGTGGCTCACGCTTCAGGTACAAGGGTTTTCCCATGAAATTTACATTGAGTTGTCCACCTCCAGCTTATAGGGCTTCTGGAACAGAGTGGGTCTTGTTCTTAGCGATTCcatggaagaaaatggaattggAGGAACTAGTAGAATTCAGGGTAATGTCCAGTCTACAGGTGgataataaaaacacagaaacaatgAACAGAGCTGCAATCTCATAACAGGTGTactacagtttttattttccacataatttttctctctatgGGCATCTCTAGTTTTACCAATGATAATTTCAGTAGAATAAGTTTGTTTGCAAAATAGGTTGAGTTTCTTCAAACGTGGTCTGATTGTTTACATAAGTGCAGCAAGAGTAGCAATGGACCGTGTAGgctctcttttaaaattttctttgctcCAAGTTTTTATAAGGAATCTGAGATTAAACTTTTACAAAACTCTTGAGAATAGGAAGCCAAACCAAGGCTGACTTCAGACTTTGCCTGCAGTTCATACTGGTTCATTCTATCTATATCCTTAAATATAACATCCCAGTCAAAGCATTGGTAATATAACCAATGATTTCAAATGTGACCTGTTAGAAAGAGAGCAGATTGTTACTGTACTTGTGCAAATATGTGTATTACCATAAACATATCAATTCTCATGAATAGTTGCCCAATTCTGGGGCAGTCAGTAGAAAgcaaaagtaaatatttcaattACGGTTCAATAAACTGCGGTATAGTTTATTGAACTGCTATAAGCTACAGATAGTTTAAAAGAGGAAAATTCCATCAATGTAGAAAACAAACCATTTAAAGAATcagcaaattttcaaataaaaatcataaaaacattATCCTCATTATTATCAATTATTTCAATGAAATCAATGTTTTTCCTGCTTGGTCTAGGCTGGGAATTTTATGAAGATATCAGCCTGTTTGTTAAAGTTTTCAAAGTTCTTAGACAAATTTGGAGGGTTTAGGAGGAGAATTTGGGATTTGCTTATGCCCATGGGACACAGGCtgggaataaaaatgttttcctgacTCTTCCCTGAAGGCCAGATAGACTCCACCTAAATCCCTGTTGCCAAGGATACTGGGATCCACTTACCAGAGACTTTTACTGTCATGGATTTGGAGCTTTCCTTGCCAGTGGCTGAGTTACGGACAGAGCAAGCATAGAGCCCGCTATGATTTGTAGTAATTTGGGGGATAAAGAGCTTTTGTCCTGATAGCTGAAACTTCCCATTAATTGTCCAAGAATACTGTGCCGGTGGGTTAGAGTCCGCAGAGCAGGACAAGTAGAGGATTTCTCCTGAACGGTAATAGGTGAATGAAGGGTAAATTCTGGGGAGGTCTGGACCATCTGGAGCAAAGAGAATAAAGCCACAGGTGATGTCATCCGAGGGAAGGGGATGCTCCTGGTTTCTTAAAGGGACACAGTGACCCTCTGAGCCAAGACACACCCTCAAGTCCCAGCCAAAACCCCGCTATATTCACTGAGCCGAATCCTGAGGTATTCACCTGTTTCTCCCATCACAAGCTGTGGGCCCCAAGTCTCCCATGACAAGAGCGTCCACTCCCCTTATACTCTTGGTTAAGGCTGTGCCTACCCAGGTTTTCCCAGGGCAGGGAGTCATGGCCAGCTGGGATGTCCAGAAGTAAAGGTGTCTATACTTGGAccggagagagagtgagaggccTGGCCTCTGGTCGTTTTGATTTAAGCTGGTGTCCTGGCCCACAAAGGAACAAAAGATACTCACAGAGGACATTCAGGGTGACTGGGTAACTGCGGATGCCACCATATTGGTCCCGTATTTCACATTGATAGGGTCCTGTTTCATTTCTAGTGACACTGGGTAGAATGAGGATCCTGTTTTCAATGGGTCGCTTTACCCTGGGACTGACCGGGAGGCTCTGACCATTTAGCCACCAAATGTAGGTGTAGTTCTCACTCTTAGGTTCACAGGTGAAGTTTAAGACATCCTTATTCTCCCTGGGTTTTAAGTTGTTGATGGTGATGTAGGGCTTGGGCAGCTTCGCTGTGTGGATAACAGAGAGAAGATTGTCCTGTGTGGCACCTTTGATTCCTCCACAGGCATCCTTTAATCAGAGTTGGCATCTCCCACCTCTCAGCCCACCCAAGTCCTTGAAAGCCAATAGCTGGTGCATGTGTCACAAGACAGATGCATGATGATCTAAGGGCTCAAAGACTATGATGCCAGCTGCTCTGTCTTAGGGAAGCACAGACTTTCTCAAGTGTCAATTGAGCAGCAGTGTTGGGTCATGGACAGACATGTCAGTGGGAGTCACAGCCCCTGGTATCCCTCCCAGTCCCTCCCTAATCAGTTGACTGGCTGGCTCACCCTGGGTTCCTTACCTGGAATGTGCAACTGGTGGGACCCTTCCAAGTTCCATCCTACATTGTCCCCCTATATGTGATTTCTCTGCAGCTTCCATTTCCAAGGACATTCTAGAGATGAGTAATAATGGAACTACCCATGGTCCTGAAACCCTGAAGATACTGAGCAGCCTGGCCTGGGACTGGATGTTTCAGCAAAAATAACACAGGGGAGATCAGAATCAAGCCTGGAGGTCAGTTCAGTCATCAGGCAGTGGAGGCTCAAGGTGGGGCAGTTTTTTGCAGGTGTTTCATGATGACTTACTTGAACCAGTGACCTCTAAAGATAGAGCAGAGTGCAAGGAATGATCTAGAAAGAGTGAAGGTGACAGGCAAGAGCTGGTGGCTTTGGAGCAGAACCATGTTCCCTGTCCTGGGTTCTTTAAGTTTCCTCTCCTTCTGCAGAGGGCAGGTGAGGACCATGTGGATCTTTCCAGAAATACATGTGGACATTTGCAAATGCAGCACTGACTGGTGGAAAGGGTGGGAATGAACTGCTGGAAATCTGGTCCTCATGGACCATGTGTGTTTGACGGATATGAGACAAATTTGGAGAgaagttttgcaaatattttctttcattggaCATTCTACTCTCTGATTCCATGGGTTTGACTACTCTAgggacctcatgtaagtggatTCCAGAGTGAATATGAGAAGAGACTGCTGGTTTCCaggagctgggagtggggagaatcAGAAGTTGTTCATGGGTGTGCAGTTTCATTTATGCAAGGTGGGGaggttctagagatctgctgtagaGCTTGATGCCTACAGTTCACACAGATTGAGTATTTCTTATGCATAAGACTTAGGACaaaaagtgttttggatttctgacATTTTTTGATTCTGAAATATTTGTCATATACTTACTGGtttagcatcccaaatctgaaagatTCAAAATCTAAAATGCTTCAGTGAGCATTTCTTTTCAGCATCAGATTAGTAGGCAAAAGTGGGTGGTGATAAGCCAAAGATAttcttgccctttttttttctctcaccacTTTTCTAGCTTGGTGATTAGTTTTCGGTGAATTCCATAGTGGCCATGCCGCACTCGTATATTTTTGAAGGCTTTGGGATGTGAAGCCTTTGAAGGCTGATTGCTATTTTCTATGTCATCAGAACTTTCCACCTTTTCATGGTTACCTCTTTTTCTCAGTGTTTCTGTTGTGGCAGTCATTAATAAGAGCCTGTCAGGTGAGATTTAGGACAgagttttctaattctgcaaaaaaTGTTACTGGGATTCTGTTAGGGGTTACATTGAATCCGCAACTCACTTTGGGAATATTATCTttctaacaatattgattcttccaatccatgaaaattaaatgtgtttCCATATATTGATATCGTCTTTAACTTGTTTCAGCaatcttttgtagttttcaggGTATAATCATTTGACTTTTTGGTTAAacttattccaaaatattttattccttttgatgttAATGTGAACTGAAATTCTTTCCTTAATTtcctttcagattgttcattgttagtgtatagtcTACAGAATGATCTAGAAAGAGTGAAGGGGACAGGCAAAAGCTGGTGGTTTTGGAGCAGAAACATATTCCCTGTCCTGGGTTTTTGATTTTCCCTCTCCCTTTGCAGAGGGCAGGTGGCTCTTCCCTGAGAGCTAGATAGACTTCACTGGAAAACATAGTGCCAATGCTCCAGGGATCCACTTACCAGGGACTATGATCCTCTTGATTATGAGATTTGTTCCACCAGTGGCTGAGTTATGGATGAAACAGACATAGACCCCTCTATATGTTTTAGTGATTTGGGGGATAAAGAACACTTGTGCTGATTGCTGGAACTTCCCATCAATCAGCCAAGAATGCTCTGCCAGTGGGTGAGAGTCTGTGAGGCAGGAGAGCTTGGGGACTTCCCCTGTATGGTAATAGGTGTATGAGGAGGAAATGGTGGGGGCATGCAGGGCATGTGGAGCAAAGAGAATAATGTCACAGGCGATATTGTCAGAGGGAAGGGAAAATCTGGTCTGTGGAAGCGCCACAATCACAGTGACCCAGTGAGCCAAGTCACAACATTGAAGTCCCAGCCAAATCCCAGCTGTGTTCACTGATCTGGAGTCTGAGACATTCACCTGTTTCTCCCATCACAAGCTGTGGACGCTGAGTCTCCCATGACAGGAGCAGCCTCTTTTCTCCTATTGTTGATCAAGCCTAGGCCTACTCTGGTTTGCCTGGGACACAAAGTCATGGCCAGGTTTGATGTCCAGGGGTAAAGGTCTCTGTACTTAGACCTGAGTGGGACTGAGAGGCCTGGTGTCTGGCCACGTGTATTTGGGATGGCAGCCTGGCTCCCAGAGGAACAGAAAGTACTCACGGAGGAGATTCAGGGTGACTGGGTCACTGCGGCTGGCACTCACTGGGTTCCGTATCTCACATTCATAGGGTCCTGCAGTGTACTTTGTGACACCCAATAGAAAGAGGGTCCTGTTGGTTTCAGACAACTGCAACCTGTGAGACATAGGGAGGCTCTGACCATTCATCCACCACAGGTAGCTTGCATCCGGAGTCTCAGGATCACAGGTTAAGCTCACAGCCTCCATGTCCTCCCTGGGGTTTAATTTGCTGCTGGAGATCGAGGGCTTGGGAGTCTCCACTGTgcagaaaacagagagaagattGCCCTGTGTGGCACCTTTGATTCCTCCAAAGGCATTTTTCAATCAGAGTTGGCATTTCCCAACTCTCAGCCCACCCAAGTCCTTAAAAGCCCATGGCAGGTGTGTGTGTTGCAAGACAGATGCAGGGCAATCTGAGGGCTCAGAGGCTGTGAGGCTGCCTGCTTCATGTAGGAGAAGCACAGACTTTCTCAAGTGTGAATTGAGCAGCAGCATTGGGTCACGGAAAGACACAGGACCAGCAGTCACAGCCCCTGGTGCCTCTCTGAGTCCCTCCATCTCCAAGTGCCTGCCTGGCCCACCTTGTGGTCCTCACTTGGAGCATGCAGTGCTGGAATCTTCTTAGTTTCAGTCTTACTTTTTCCCCCGAGGTAtgttttctctgcagcttccCTTGCCAAGGACATCCTAGAGATGGGTGATGGAACTTCCAATTGTCTTTAAACCCTTTGGATACTGGAAAGCCTGGCCTGGGACTGGGTACTTCAGCAGAAATAACACAGGGGAGAACAGAGTCAAGCCTGGAGGTCAGTTCAGTCATCAGGCAGTGGAGCCACAAGGTGGGGCAGTTTTCCCAGGTGTCTCATAGTGGCTGACTTGAGCCAGTGACCTCTAAAGGTAGAGCAGAGTCCAAGGAATGACCTACAAAGAGTGAAGGGGACAGGCAAGAGCTGATAGCTTTGGACCAAGACCACGTTCCCTGTTCTGGGTCCATGATGCTCCCTTCCCCCTGTAGAGGGCAGGTGAGGACCATGTGGATCTTTCTGGAAATACATGTGGATGTTTGCAAATGCAGAACCGACTGGTGGAAAGGGCAAACATGAACAGATGATGGAAGTCTGGCCCTCATGGACCATATGTGTTTGGTGGATATTAGACCAATATTTGGGAAGAAGTCTTGCAGATACTTTCTCTCATTAGACATTCTACTCTCTGATTCTGAGTTTGACTACTCTATGTACCTCATATCAGTGGATTCCAGAGTGAATCAGAGAGTAGAATAGGAGTTTCTATGAGCTGGGATCAGGGCAATAGGGCGTTGTTCCATGGTTGTGcagtttcagttatgcaggacAAGGAGGTTCTAGAGATCTCCTGTACAGCCTCATGTCTATAGTTCATACAGATAAAGTGCTCCTTATGCAGAAAGCTTAAAACAAAGTGTTTTggaattctaatttttttaaattttggaatatttgccatATATGTACTGGtttagcatcccaaatctgaaaaatttaaaatccaaaatGCGCCAGTGAGCACTTCTTTTTAGCATCACATCAGTGGTCAGAAGTGTTgagttttggagcatttcagattgtGGATTtctggatttgggatgctcaattTGTAATACTGTAATTTTCCCACAAAAAGTTGTCAGGAATTTAGACCTCATGTTATGTTCTGACTCTAGTAACAAAAAATATTTGGaggaaacattaaaatgttttcataagtGGAAATTTTTACTGATGGTCCAAACATCTAAGATGAATTGCTGGTAGTAGTATTTCTCTTGAGACCAAAGTAAGGTTTAGGTGTGCCATGAATTCCAGCAGGATCACATTATGGTCAAAGAAAGATGCCAAAGGTGATTTGAAATTAGCAACTCCTTAAGTAGAGAGAGTCCCGTTAAAAGGACAGAACTGGTCAGTGCGTCAATTACATAAAGGGAGGAAGGACGCCAAATTAAAAGAAGTGATGTGTGTTATGTTagtaaatatagaaagaactccCTGCTTCTAAATTCTGTGCAGAGTTAGGAAAAATGGGGAGGACCCCAAAACAGGTATGTGAaatgctttcttcattttctcttaagCTCAGGAAACACCACTAGAGTTTAAGTTTGTGTGAATTAGGAAGAGTCTAAGTGAGATGGCAATGGCTCGTGTGTCTCCCCACACGCAGAACTCCAACTTATGAAAACGGCATCATCATGAGGAAACAGTTGTATGTGGCACAGGCAGTAAAACCATTAGTTAGCACCCACCTGGCCACCTCCAACTGGTCCCCAAAACCACCAGTATTCCCATTACGTGTATGTTACAGCctttgtagttgtcccacagcTACgcaatttaaaaattgctattgtcaaaacaaaatattaaatatgaagtTGAAATGTTGTTccactttttttccccactctTTTTGAACTTTCCTGTTTCAGTTTTGGGAGTTTCTATTGATGTATCCTCAAGCTAGGGATTCTTTTCTCAGCTGTGTGCAGTCTACCAGTAAGCATCAAAAGCATTATTCATTCCtctaacagcatttttttttctgaggcagagtctcgctctgtcaccctggctgaagtgcagtggcatgatctcatctcactgcaagctctgcctcctaggttcacgccattctcctgcctgagcctcccaagtagctgggactacaggggcccgccaccatggctggctaattttttgtatttttagtagagacgaggtttcaccatgttagccaggatggtctctatctcctgaccttgtgcccgcctcgacctcccaaagtgctggtattgtaggtgtgagccactgtgcccagccatctctGAGGGAGTTTAACGAGTTGTTGACTTTtgagtttgttcagctttttacttagTGTTAGAACCGAATGACAAATTTCAAGCTTGTTATATGCCTGACAGGAAGCCAGAAGTCTCTAGGAAGTGACTGGAGAATGTGAGCTCCATAGCAGGTTGAGGATGGAGTCACGAGTGAAATGAGCCCATGGGCTTTGGGGACTGCAGGCCTGTCCAGCCTCTGACACCCTGGTGAGTCCGTGCAAAGGTTACAACAGTGACAGCAAActagcatggctgactccatctggCATCTAGTCTC contains:
- the LOC468898 gene encoding pregnancy-specific beta-1-glycoprotein 8: MGLLSAPPCMQHITWKGLLLTASLLNFWNLPTTAQVTIEAQPTKVSEGKDVLLLIHNLPQNLTGYIWYKGQMRDLYHYITSYVVDSQRIIYGPAYSGRETIYSNASLLIQNVTREDAGSYTLHIIKGGDETRGVTGHFTFTLYLETPKPSISSSKLNPREDMEAVSLTCDPETPDASYLWWMNGQSLPMSHRLQLSETNRTLFLLGVTKYTAGPYECEIRNPVSASRSDPVTLNLLPKLPKPYITINNLKPRENKDVLNFTCEPKSENYTYIWWLNGQSLPVSPRVKRPIENRILILPSVTRNETGPYQCEIRDQYGGIRSYPVTLNVLYGPDLPRIYPSFTYYRSGEILYLSCSADSNPPAQYSWTINGKFQLSGQKLFIPQITTNHSGLYACSVRNSATGKESSKSMTVKVSGKWIPVSLATGI